Part of the Tolypothrix sp. PCC 7910 genome, ATCAATACTTAAGCTGCTTGGATGTATCAACACAAAATCAGCGGAATAAGGATAAGAAAATTGTGGATTTTCAAATGCTACGCCCTGAGTGATAGTTCCAAAAACACGCTGGAGAACTCGATAAAAAGCTTTTTCAGAAACACCTATTGTGGCATTACTTAAACCAATAGGCTGTAAAATTTTACCTGTCAGCCAACAACGCAGTTTGTCTTCATGTTGTGATTGATGCAGAATAATTTTCTTTTCTGTTTGGGTTGATGTTTGATAGTTGGCAATTTTTTCGTTATCTACTTTTGTATAAGAAATAGTACAAGCACAAAAAATACCTAAGCCAATTAATGCCCAAGCAATTATAACCAACCACAAAGGAGACAGTAGAATTAACGAACAGGGTATGATAAATCCAACAGATATAAAAAAGACATATACTAATATGTTTGATAGCCAATTTTTCTGATTAATATAATAATTGTTTTTGATTGGATAATGGTCTTGATTTGGCTTATAACAAGGATTTTTAAGAGGCAAAATTGAATTTTGAGCCAAAAACTTCAGTATTAAAGGTGGATATAAAATTACTGGATAAAACTTACTCACAATTTCCAACAAATTTATCTTTAAAATCAAATTGCCTAATGCGGGTTACTTCAATAATCGTTATCGTAATTTAATCTGAGTGGTTAAAGGAGTTTTCAATTTATCCCTAATACCCAATAATCCTAGTTCGTTCAACACAGAAAGTGATAGCCTAACATCTTGTGCAATTTCAACTAATGATTTGTCTGTATTGCGAGACAATGCTAAAAATTCTCTAACTTTTGCTACTACTGTGTCTGATGAAGGCGTATAACTTTGACGCATCGCAAAAACTAAACCGCGTTCAATATCATCTATTGTAGCTTTACGAAAAGAACCAACTTCTAAAGAGCGTTTGGATATTTCTAATTCGGAAATCGGTATAATGCTTATACCACTATACTGAGGAGAGTTTTCTCCTGGTTGTAGATTGAAGGTATACAGATGTGATACACCGTCGCTTGTTACAGTTTCGATAAATAAATTGGTAACCGTTGTTGTAGTTAAATTAGGAAATTTTAATGGTTGTATTCGACGCAAAAATACAGTCATAGCTTGACCTTTTTCCAGTGGCGTATCGGTAGCATAGGTAAAGCGGCTGGGATCTGCTAAAAAAATTTGAGTAATTAGTTCGTTAACACCAGTAAAATCAATAGCAGTCGCCCTCCCAGACCAAACTTTAATATTAATTGCCGAACCTGTAGTACCTCCCTTAGCTGAACTACTAACTGTTAACATAGCTGGCTGTTGTGCTTGAACCGGAATTGAGCAATAAACTGTCGCTAGTCCGAAAATTATCACAAGATATTTATTGAAAACCATTCTATTCATCGCCTCAAAATATTAGCTATCCGCTTCAAAAAACGTATTAAACAAGATAGAAACTTTGGTTCCAGTCGGCACAATCGCCACGTTAGGACTGTTCAGAATTTCTTGACTCTCTCTATTTGCGCGTTGAGTTAAACGCTGTGATATTGGCTTGAAAAATCCTTCTAATGCTGCTGCTAAAACATTAGGCTTTGTAGCTTGATTGCTAATTGTTTGACTGTTAAATTCACCGTGAGAAATTATGGTTGAAGATAGAGTTTGGGTTTGATTAAAAATTTCCCCTGAACGGACAGCAGCACCAAGCAAGCCAATTAAGATATCTTGCTGTGCAATCGCAGCACCTTTATCTTCTATTGATTTTGCAATTAGAGGTCGGTTGTTTTCTCCCTGAATTATAATCGTGTCTTTGGGAATTATTTTTTGCCTAATCTGACCAACAGTATCGCTATAAACAATCGCAACAACACTCTGCTTCACAATGTTGTGAACTTTAGAAACCGAATCAACTTCTGTAATTAAAATCGTTCCTTTTTGCAATACTACTCGCTTATCGGTCGATAAAACATCTTGCTGTAATTCCACAGCATAGCGCCCTTGATTTTTATCTGATTCTGTCCAAATAATTGGCAATAACATCTTGCCTGCGGCGGTTGTACCTATTGGAACTCGTCGTGGTGAAGATGTAACAGCAAAGCCATTATTTTGAGAATCGTAGCGAGTGCGATTTAAAATTCCCCACTCTCCGGGTGTTTGCATCTGCTCCCTATCAGTTGTTTGCTGGCTCTCATCAGTTGCGATCGCAACTGGAGAAATTGCAGCAGTTTTTCTATTGCCAGATCCAGCCTCGGAAGTAAAAGTAATAGCAGATGAATTTGCAGCTACTTGATTGAAATTTTTTCTATTAGGTTTTAATTCATCGGGTAAAGTCTGCTGCTCCAAAGGCTGATTCTCTGTCATCAAGTGGTTACTGACTACTGTCGTTTGCTGCCCCAACGTAGCAAGTTCATGCCAGCGAACAATAGGGTCAACTGATTTTACAGATTTAGGAGTAGCCACAATTTTTGGTTGCAGTGTAGGTATTGGTACTCTTTCCCTGATAATTCTGGGTGGCGATGTAATTGTTTGGCGAATAATTCTTGGTGATGGCGGACTGATGCTCCTAGTCGTAGATGAAGGCTGAGAAATAATAGAGCGTTGCGGT contains:
- a CDS encoding TrbI/VirB10 family protein yields the protein MNKQEILESELTPEEELEISGYRPEQAALIDREFLIQQDAEPSESSETSENPLIRGAIAALLVGGVMGFGWMLWSLLFAAKPIAKPQVTPTQVLPSIAEGESDETSRLKAELALRNQASRTANQSQKQSPPSPQRSIISQPSSTTRSISPPSPRIIRQTITSPPRIIRERVPIPTLQPKIVATPKSVKSVDPIVRWHELATLGQQTTVVSNHLMTENQPLEQQTLPDELKPNRKNFNQVAANSSAITFTSEAGSGNRKTAAISPVAIATDESQQTTDREQMQTPGEWGILNRTRYDSQNNGFAVTSSPRRVPIGTTAAGKMLLPIIWTESDKNQGRYAVELQQDVLSTDKRVVLQKGTILITEVDSVSKVHNIVKQSVVAIVYSDTVGQIRQKIIPKDTIIIQGENNRPLIAKSIEDKGAAIAQQDILIGLLGAAVRSGEIFNQTQTLSSTIISHGEFNSQTISNQATKPNVLAAALEGFFKPISQRLTQRANRESQEILNSPNVAIVPTGTKVSILFNTFFEADS